GTTTTCGCCTGGGCGTGACCGAGACGTGGGACGCGCGCTGGTTCGCCGGCAAGACCTACGCCGACCTGCTCCAGCAGGACCTCAAGATCCGCAAGTTCCTCAAGAAGCGCCTCAGCCATGCCGGCGTCCCGCGCATCGAGATCGAGCGCGCGGCGCGCAACGTCCGCGTGCACATCCACACCGCCCGTCCCGGCATCGTCATCGGCAAGAAGGGCGCCGAGATCGAGAAGCTCAAGGCCGACATCGTCAAGATGGCGGGCAAGGACAGCTTCGTCGAGATCCACGAGATCCGCCGCCCCGACCTCGACGCGCAGCTGGTGGCCGAGAACATCGCGCTGCAGCTCGAGCGCCGCGTGATGTTCCGCCGCGCGATGAAGGAAGCGGTGGCGCGCGCGATGCGCATGGGCGCGCAGGGCATCCGCGTGCAGTGCGCCGGGCGCCTGGGCGGCCACGAGATCGCGCGCACCGAGTGGTACCGCGAGGGCCGCGTTCCCCTGCACACGCTGCGCGCCGACGTTCAGTACGCGCTGGCCGAGGCCCGCACCACCTTCGGCGTCATCGGCGTCAAGGTGT
This window of the Candidatus Limnocylindrales bacterium genome carries:
- the rpsC gene encoding 30S ribosomal protein S3 — its product is MGQKTHPKGFRLGVTETWDARWFAGKTYADLLQQDLKIRKFLKKRLSHAGVPRIEIERAARNVRVHIHTARPGIVIGKKGAEIEKLKADIVKMAGKDSFVEIHEIRRPDLDAQLVAENIALQLERRVMFRRAMKEAVARAMRMGAQGIRVQCAGRLGGHEIARTEWYREGRVPLHTLRADVQYALAEARTTFGVIGVKVWVYKGEGVTKLHEEPAAPRKAGAPGA